A genomic window from Peromyscus maniculatus bairdii isolate BWxNUB_F1_BW_parent chromosome 1, HU_Pman_BW_mat_3.1, whole genome shotgun sequence includes:
- the LOC102927513 gene encoding vomeronasal type-1 receptor 4-like has translation MDLYNLAIRIIFLSQIPTGILGNLSLMFYYLVLYYRECKLKPTDLILMHLMASNALDILSAGVPHTMTVWGLKQFVNNFGCQLLLYMQRFGRSVSIGSICLLSVFQAITINPRGFCCKDHKFKAAKYIGCSIDLLWVLYMLINFIFFVYPFIERNSKNVTRKHDFGYCSIVGSEEMSGSLYVALLLCPEIFFSVMITWSSSSMIVILYRHKQNVQHIHSTTGSSRNSPESRATQNILALVATFLVFYTLSSILKGCIDFLHNQNWWLVNITRFTSLCFPSFGPFVLMNHYSILSRFSLVWRRNKTS, from the coding sequence ATGGATTTATATAACCTGGCAATTAGAATCATTTTCTTATCACAAATTCCCACTGGAATTCTGGGAAATCTCTCTCTTATGTTCTACTATCTAGTCCTTTACTACAGAGAATGCAAACTAAAGCCCACAGATTTGATTCTCATGCACCTAATGGCATCCAATGCCTTGGACATTCTCTCTGCAGGAGTGCCCCACACAATGACAGTTTGGGGATTGAAGCAATTCGTGAATAATTTCGGATGCCAGCTCCTATTGTACATGCAAAGATTTGGGCGCAGTGTGTCCATTGGCAGCATTTGCCTCCTTAGTGTCTTCCAAGCCATCACCATCAATCCAAGGGGATTCTGTTGTAAAGACCATAAATTCAAAGCTGCAAAGTACATTGGCTGCTCCATTGACCTTCTCTGGGTCTTGTACATGttgataaatttcattttctttgtgtacccTTTTATTGAAAGGAATAGCAAAAATGTGACAAGAAAACATGATTTTGGATACTGTTCAATTGTAGGGAGTGAAGAAATGAGTGGCTCACTCTATGTAGCATTGCTTTTGTGTCCTGAAATATTCTTTTCCGTGATGATCACCTGGTCCAGCAGCTCCATGATTGTCATTCTGTACAGACACAAGCAAAATGTCCAACACATCCACAGCACTACGGGTTCTAGCAGAAACTCCCCTGAGTCCAGAGCCACCCAGAACATCCTGGCATTGGTGGCTACCTTTCTGGTTTTTTATACCCTCTCCTCCATCTTAAAAGGTTGCATTGATTTTTTGCATAATCAAAATTGGTGGCTTGTGAACATCACCCGCTTCACTTCTCTATGTTTTCCATCTTTTGGCCCTTTTGTTCTTATGAATCATTATTCCATTCTGTCCAGATTCAGTTTGGTTTGGAGGAGGAATAAAACCTCttaa